The following coding sequences are from one Granulicella arctica window:
- a CDS encoding Lrp/AsnC family transcriptional regulator, which translates to MNIPSGSPIDDIDCEILAELQANARIAFAELGRRVGLSTPAVIERVKRLEENHIILGYRAMVDPAKVGLPVRAFVKVTIAGDKLAKFAALIKTLPEVLECHRVTGAESFMVQVAVRDVGHMETVIDAMMPYVATNTSMILASPVPWNSILPVPRHDKQTRKPRPA; encoded by the coding sequence ATGAACATTCCATCAGGATCACCCATCGACGACATTGATTGCGAGATTCTGGCAGAGCTACAAGCGAATGCTCGTATTGCCTTTGCGGAATTGGGCCGCCGGGTGGGGTTGTCAACACCGGCCGTCATTGAACGTGTCAAGCGATTGGAAGAGAATCACATCATTCTTGGCTATCGCGCCATGGTTGACCCAGCAAAAGTCGGTCTTCCGGTCCGCGCTTTCGTCAAAGTCACCATCGCCGGGGACAAACTAGCAAAATTCGCGGCGCTAATAAAGACGCTGCCCGAAGTTTTGGAATGCCACCGTGTCACCGGGGCAGAGTCTTTTATGGTTCAGGTCGCCGTCCGCGACGTCGGACACATGGAAACGGTTATCGATGCGATGATGCCTTACGTTGCGACCAACACCTCGATGATTCTCGCCTCTCCCGTGCCCTGGAACAGCATTCTGCCAGTACCTCGCCACGACAAGCAGACGCGGAAACCGAGACCAGCGTAG